CGAGCAGCACGAAGCCTTCCTAATCCGGGTCGCCTTCCCGTGCCCGGCATGCATTGCCGAAATCAGCCGCCGCGCCAGTCTGGACACCCAGGCCTACGTCAACATGCAGCAGCTCTCGCCGGGGATGGCGGCCTTCGTCATCGAGGTCGACCAGACCCACGACGAGTTCGGCAAGCTGCTGGCCGCGATCGGTTATGCCCGGCGCGGCAGGTCGCGCGACGAACTGACGCCGGGCATCGAGGTCGTCGGCGACGATGGCTGCGTCTGGCGCAAGGAGCTGTGGTTCGCGACCAATACCGACCCGCGCCACGTCGTCGCGCTGATCCAGCACGTCAAGCTCGAAGCGAGCTGGCTGGGCGGCTACCTGTCACGCGGACTCGCCGCGGTCCAGTATTTCGCCTTCCCCGGCGAGGGGTGAACAGGGTGAACAACAACCGGGCCAAGGCCCGGTTTGTTCATTGTGCGGGGGCGAACAGCCCGGTCCACAGCGCGCGGACCGCGGCCAGCGCATCGGCGAGCGTCGCCAGCGTCGCCGCGCTCGGCGCGGTGCCGTTGAGCCGGCTCGCGTGCTGCAGTCGCCGGAGCTCGCGGTAGGCGGTTTGCGCCTGAGCGGCCAGCCCGGTGTCGATCAGCCCGTCGCGTGCGGCGAAGCCGAGCAGCGCGATATTGCCGAGGTTGCCGGTCAGATCCGGGTGGCGGTGCGCGTGGGCGAGGACCAGGTACTGGACAATGAACTCGATGTCGACGATGCCGCCGCGGCAATGCTTGACGTCATCAATCTTGGCCGGATGCGTTTCGAGCATCCGCTCCCGCATCCGCACGACTTCGTCGCGCAGCGGGGCGAGGTCGCGCTCGCCGCGCAGGATGTCGCTCCTCGTCGCTTCGAACGCAACGCCGATCGTCGTTTCACCGCAGACGAAGCGCGCCCGGGTCAGTGCCTGGTGTTCCCATACCCACGCCGATTTTCGCTGGTATTCGGCGAAGGCCTCGACGCTCGATACCAGCAGGCCGGACGTGCCGTTCGGCCGCAGCCGCAGGTCGATGTCGTAGAGCGTGCCGGCCGACGTCAGTGTCGTCAGCCAGGTGACGATCTTCTTGGCGAGCCTGGCGTAGTTTTCCGGTGCGTCCGGATGCGGGTCGTCATACAGGTAGACGAGGTCGAGGTCCGAGCCGTAGCCCAGCTCCTTGCCGCCGAGCTTGCCGTAGCCGATGGCGGCGAAGCGCGGAACGTCGCAGTGCCGCTTGGGCAGCTCGCGCCAGACCTCGGCGATCGTCACCGCGAGGATCAGGTCGGCGAGCGCCGACAGGTGGTCGGATACGTGTTCCAGCGGCAGCGAGCCGGACAGGTCCTGCGCGACGATGCGGAACACCTGGGTATGCTGGAAATGCCGCAGGCAGTCCATCTTCGCCTCGGTATCGTCGCCGAGCTCGGCGATCTCCTGCCGCAGTATCTTGCCCAGCCGCACCCAGTCCGGCGCCTGGTACAGCAGCCGGGCGTCGAGCAGCTCGTCGAGCAGGATCGGGTGGCGGGTCAGGTATTCCGAGACCCAGGGGCTGGCGCTGTAAAGTTCGGCGAGCCGGTTCAGCGTCTGCGGGTGTTCGGCGAGCAGCGCCAGATACGATTCGCGCCGGCCGATTGCTTCGAGCAGCCCCAGTAGCCGCGAGAGCGTGTCGTCCGGATTCGGATAGCCGGCAGCGACGCCGATCAGCGCAGGCAGGATGTGGTCGACGCGCTGGCGGCAGCGGTCGGGCATCTGCTGGTAGCGGTTGCCGCCGGCGAAGGCGGCAAGCTTGCGTGCCATCTCGACGGCGTCGCGGTAGCCCTTGGCGGCGAGTGCATCGGGCGCCTGTTCGCCGTCGCGTGCCTGCTGCCACGCGCCGTCGTCGGCGCCGCCGGTCGCTTCCTGCGGCAGGCCGAAGATCTGCTCGAACTGCAGCGTGACGCGTTCGCGGTGGCTGGCCAGCGCCGTGCAGAACGCCGGCCAGTCGGCATAGCCCATGCTGGTGGCGATTCGGGCACGGTCGTCGTCGTTCGCTGGCAGCGTCTGCGTCTGGGCATCGTCGATGTACATCAGCCGGTGTTCGACATTGCGCAGGAAGGCGTAGGCCGCTTGCAGCTCGGCGACGGTTTCCGGTGCGAGCAGCCCCTGGTGGCCGAGTTCGGCGAGCGTGCCGCGGGTTTCGCGCTGCGTCAGCGCCTTGTTGCGGCCGCCGCGGATCAGCTGGAAGACCTGGCCGATGAACTCGATCTCGCGAATCCCGCCCGGGCCGAGCTTGATGTTGTCGATCCGGTCGCGCCGCTGCACCTCGCGGCGGATCTGGCTGTGCAGCTCGCGCATCGACTGGTAGGCGCCGTAGTCGAGGTATTTGCGGTAGACGAAGGGGCGGATCAGCTGCATCAGTGCCTCGCCGTCGCCGGTCAGCGCGCGGCCCTTGATCCATGCATAGCGTTCCCACTCGCGGCCCTGGGTGATCAGGTAGTTCTCGAGCGCGGCAAACGAGCACACCAGCGGCCCGGAATCGCCGAAAGGCCGCAGCCGCATGTCGACGCGGAAAACGAGGCCGTCCTCGGTCGCCTCGTCGATCAGTTGGATCAGCTTCTTGCCGATGCGGGCAAAGTACTCGTGGTTGGTCAGGCTGACGTCGCCGTCGGTATTGCCGTCCTCGGGATAGACGAAGATCAGGTCGATATCGCTCGAGACGTTGAGCTCGCGCCCGCCGAGCTTGCCCATGCCGACGACGATCAGTTCCTGCACCTCGCCGCTGTCCTCGCCGATCGGCTGCCCCGGGCGGGTCTCGTTGCGCGTGACGAAGGCCAGCGCATGCTGGACCGCGAGCTCGGCGAGGTCCGAGACCGTGTGGACCGCTTCGTCGAGATCGGCGAGGCCTTCGAGCTCGCGGGAGATCAGCCTTGCCATCACCGCCTGCCGCAAGCGGCGCAGCCGGCGCTTGAACGCAGCGTCGTCGCCGACGTCGCCGAGCAGCCGCAGCGACATCTCGGCGCGCGTGAACGGCTGGTACAGGTGGGCGGCGGTTTCGGCGGCCAGCTCGGGGTGGCGGGTGAACAGCCGTTGCAGATAGCGGCTGTGCGCCAGTGCGGGGGCCAGTGTGGTCGGAGTCACAGTTTCACTGCTCATGGGGCGGGTCTGTTCGCGGTAGAATCGACGACCGTTTACGCTAGCACAATCGGCCCGCCCCGGGCTTTCCGGCACTCCCATGTTTGTTGATTTTCGTCGCCTTTCGCCCGCTTTGCGCTGCCGGTCCACCTCCTGTTCTGGCCCGGCGCGATGAGCGCGTCGCTGCCGCGCCGCGCCGCGCACCTGTTGTACCGGCTGGCCCAGTGGCACGGCCGGCTGCTGCTGTGGCTGGCGGCGGTGATCGGCGCGCTGCTGCTGCTGGTCGCGGCGGTCTGGCAGTTCTACCTGGTGCCGCGACTCGATGAATTCCGGCCACAGATCGTCGCCATGCTGTCGTCGGCCAGCGGCATGCCCCTGCAACTCAAGCACATCGAGGGCGGCTGGCGCGGCGGGCGGCCGCGGCTGACGATGGACGGCGTCAGCGTGCTCGATGCGTCGGGTGCGGCCGCGCTCAAGCTCGACCGGCTCGACGTCGACCTGACCTGGTGGTCGCTGTTCGTCGGCCAACTCCATTTCAAGAGCCTGCGGCTGCAGGCACCGCAGGTCGCCCTGTCGCGCGATGCCGCCGGCCGGCTGCATCTGGGCGCGCTGGCGCTGCACACCCGCCACGACGGCGGCGGCAACCGTTTCGTCGACTGGTTGCTCGAGCAGGGCGAGGTCAGCGTGCTAGGCGGTGAGCTGGTCTGGGACGATGCGCTGACCGAGGCCGGGCCGCAGCACTTTTCCAATGTCGCGTTCACATTGACGAACTGGCTGGGTCGGCATCGCGTCAAACTGTCGCTGACGCCGCCTGCGGCGATGGCCGCACCGCTGACGCTGGAAAGCCGGTTCAGCGGTGACAGGCTGGCCGAGTTCGCCGACTGGCGCGGTTCGTTCGATATCGTGCTCGAGCGCGCGGACCTGGCGCAGGTCTGGGCGCAGATTCCGCCGGCACAGCGGCCGTTGACCATGCTCGCCGGCCACGCCGGCGGGCGGCTGTCGTTCGATTTTGCCAAGGGCCGGGTCGGCGCCGCACAACTGGACCTGAACGGCCGGGACTGGGCGACGCAGATCGACGGCAAGCCGGTCACGCTGGCGATGTTCGACGGCAAGGTCGCATTCGAACACAACGCCCGGCTGCGCCGCGTCGACTTCACCATCGCCCGTGCCGAGCGGCAGGACGGCCTGCTGTGCAGCAACTGCACGCTCGGCTACCGCGAAACGGGGCAGGAGCACCGGATCAGCGCACGCGGCTGGCGGCTCGATACGCTGGCCGCCTATCTGCCGGCGTTGCCGTCGTCGTGGGCCGAGCGGCTGGGCACGCTGCAACTGGGCGGCCTGCTCAAGGACGGCGAGCTGAGCTGGACCGGCAGCGGCGGCGCACCGACCGAGTACGCGGGCCGGATGGCGCTGTCCGGCGCCAAGCTGGCCGGCCTGGGCGACGTGCCGGGTATCTCGGGTGCCGACGTCTGGCTGCAGTTCGATCAGGGCCGCGGCGCACTGCAGCTGACCAGCAACAAGCTCGGCGTCGAGTGGGACCAGCTTGTCGAACCGCTGATCTTCGACAAGGCCGCGATCAACGTCGACTGGACACGGCAGGGCAGCGACTGGCGTTTCAAGGCGTCGAAGCTGACGCTGGCGAACCGCGATGTCGAATTCGACCTCAAGGGGGCTTACCGCTACGGCGACGACGACGAGCTCGACCTGAGCGGGCGCATCGGCCGGCTGACCGCGTCACGAGCCTATGCCTACCTGCCGCGCGAGGCCGGCGCCGAGACGCTGGTCTGGCTCAAGC
This window of the Jeongeupia sp. USM3 genome carries:
- the glnE gene encoding bifunctional [glutamate--ammonia ligase]-adenylyl-L-tyrosine phosphorylase/[glutamate--ammonia-ligase] adenylyltransferase, producing MSSETVTPTTLAPALAHSRYLQRLFTRHPELAAETAAHLYQPFTRAEMSLRLLGDVGDDAAFKRRLRRLRQAVMARLISRELEGLADLDEAVHTVSDLAELAVQHALAFVTRNETRPGQPIGEDSGEVQELIVVGMGKLGGRELNVSSDIDLIFVYPEDGNTDGDVSLTNHEYFARIGKKLIQLIDEATEDGLVFRVDMRLRPFGDSGPLVCSFAALENYLITQGREWERYAWIKGRALTGDGEALMQLIRPFVYRKYLDYGAYQSMRELHSQIRREVQRRDRIDNIKLGPGGIREIEFIGQVFQLIRGGRNKALTQRETRGTLAELGHQGLLAPETVAELQAAYAFLRNVEHRLMYIDDAQTQTLPANDDDRARIATSMGYADWPAFCTALASHRERVTLQFEQIFGLPQEATGGADDGAWQQARDGEQAPDALAAKGYRDAVEMARKLAAFAGGNRYQQMPDRCRQRVDHILPALIGVAAGYPNPDDTLSRLLGLLEAIGRRESYLALLAEHPQTLNRLAELYSASPWVSEYLTRHPILLDELLDARLLYQAPDWVRLGKILRQEIAELGDDTEAKMDCLRHFQHTQVFRIVAQDLSGSLPLEHVSDHLSALADLILAVTIAEVWRELPKRHCDVPRFAAIGYGKLGGKELGYGSDLDLVYLYDDPHPDAPENYARLAKKIVTWLTTLTSAGTLYDIDLRLRPNGTSGLLVSSVEAFAEYQRKSAWVWEHQALTRARFVCGETTIGVAFEATRSDILRGERDLAPLRDEVVRMRERMLETHPAKIDDVKHCRGGIVDIEFIVQYLVLAHAHRHPDLTGNLGNIALLGFAARDGLIDTGLAAQAQTAYRELRRLQHASRLNGTAPSAATLATLADALAAVRALWTGLFAPAQ